Genomic DNA from Melopsittacus undulatus isolate bMelUnd1 chromosome 2, bMelUnd1.mat.Z, whole genome shotgun sequence:
TACAAACTGCTGAGGCATTTCATTCACTGTCATTCACTTGTCTGTTAGAAGCGCAACAATTGCCAAGATTCATTCACCTTGACCGAAAAATAAATGCCTATTTCGTAACACCAGATTCAGTAGTACAAAGTGTTCAAGTTATACACAGCCAGGAACACTTTTTCAGCACATTTGTTAAAATCCTCCATATTGCCTTTGCCAAATCATACTGATTAAACAGTAGGATGAAGGACATACCACATCATACATCCCACTATCAGTATTTCCTAACCTCCTTAGCTTCCTTCAACATGCctggaaaatatgttttcactTATCAGGTAGCAGAGCTGGATGAAATGAATGGCAGGACCTGGACAGTGGACTCTGATCCAAAAAAGACTGTGGCATAGACAGTTAAGGCATCACAATTCCTAGCTGTCAGTCAATTGGCTCAAAAACCCTTGGACAGCAccatgcaaaaggaaaagcagaccAAAACACAGTAGTCTGTGGTAAGTGCCCTCTTTCTTTACCTTGCtggctgtttgcctggaggagcTTGGACTCCGCACAGGAGGAAACGCCAAGCTCCAAAGATGTCCtgatggaggcagcagcagtgtgtaCTGTCCTACCCCTAACTGACCCATTCCTGTCAAATGGACAGAGCTTGGGTCTGCATCAAGGCAAGACAACTTCTCTAGAGTGCAACCTGAGGCCATGACTAAACATGTGCTTGTAGGCAAGGACATGTGGCTGGCAGGCAAGACTGGACAGTAACTGTCAGACCCTTCTCACAGTGCACACAGGCAGTAGGTGTCTCTGATCCTGCTCGGAATTAATTCTTCATGAGCAAATGAAGTCACCAAGCCAGGGTGTCAAGGCTCTTGCAGCACAGCTGTGATTCTAGGCCTGCCTGTTTGCAGCTATTGATACAGGTGAACCTGAACcatcctgctggtgctgggtttgtttggggtttgaggggggggggagggggaagggttCGGGTggtttgcagggtttttttgtttggtttggggtttgttttgttttggttttcagatATTGCAGCAAGTTGATTGCTTCAGACCCTGATTCCAATTTTACCTGTGCAATTTATATCCATGTACTCACTATCAAGCCTAATGACCACTTTAAGTGTTACTAGAGGCCTGTAACTCCACCTAGTGTCTGTATTTGCAGTATACTCCCTTCCATAAGAGTTCATACAACAGAAGCATTTGGAAACCTTTGTTAGGATCTCTTGAGGGATTACACGTACCCATACAATGATATCATTAGGAGCAAGCACAGCAAAGATTCATTATGGAGCAAAAGAGTAAAAACAGAGCTCTTCAAAACAGGTATGCCAAATTCACACTCCGCCTTCAGCAGACATGGTTGGGGCTGGAAAGTTAAGTGTGTCAGCAAAACACTGTACACAAGTCAAAACCTCATTCATTTGTGGGCCCAGTCTTTgccacagctgcttctgcttcagaGCAGGCTCAGACCACAGCAATTCAGAGCTCTCCAGGTCTTGCTCCACTCTGTAGCCCATCCAAGCCTGGCTTTTTATGAAATACCATCTGGTAATGAAACACAGTGATTCCTTGCACTTTTGTTTGTAAACTCCTGTGCCAAGAGTGTTTTTTAATCCCAGAAATATTCTGCCTGGTTTCTTTGTCCCATTGATAAAGAAACTATATGGTTAAGTTGGCAGTGAGGTTTTTCTACTGTTAAAAGTTATGTTAAAAGCTGTGTCAAAATCAGGCGCTCTCAGTTCTTGGTTCCTAAGCTATCTCAGATCAGAGAATTagctagattggaaaagacccaTCGAATCCAACCactaccccaggactgccaagtccaccactaaaccatgtcactaagggtctCCTCTGATTACTAACCATGTGGCATTATTATTGCTTCAAGTGAAGTTCATGTTTTAACAAAAGATCCAAAATTCTCTCATAGTAGAACCCCAAACCTTCCTCtaattcatttttcctttttgtaccAGAATACCCTGCAGATAGTAATGATGAGATGATCTGCTCCCAGAAAAACCTCTCCCTAAAATAAGCTAAAAATCATGAAGAACAAAAGTTTATTATACACCTTCCAAGGCTCTAGCTTACTTCTTCCTCTTTACTACTATGAACATAAATTTATAATCACTCCTTGAGTTAAACTATCTGGATGCCAAAATACATGTTTGGAAGGGACTTGTATTTTTTTAGCTGTTAGAATGTAAATATGGTTTGTTTTctatatacatttttaatgaatacCTTTGTAGCTTGGAGCAAATGCTGGACCCCAAAACAGGGAGGAAAGCTGAGCTAGAAGacttttgaaaaggaaaacctaGCTGCTGTCAGACCCTACCATTACCAGTCCTCCGcattgtaaaataaataaattggctttaattttcagaaacaaatctgATCTAAGAGCTGCTGGCTCCCCACAATGCTGAAGAGAAAGCAACCACATGGAATAACACAAATTAAGCTCTTAAGCAAATTTCACAAGCTTCTCACTAAGCCCTTCCAGTCACTGAGCAACTGACTCAATTACTCCAATTGCTGTAACAAGCTAGGTTCCCACAAACTATTCTGGATGGAAACCACAAGGTGGAATGAAATCTTTTTAGCACTGTCATTTAGCTTGAATAGACAATACCAAAAATACTTTAGAGCACAATAAAAGTAACTGCTTTCTGAAGAGTGTACAGAGATAACACCTTTatctgctggggttttttgccaGTTCCTTTAGTCTCTCCTTGGCAGTAGCACTGAGAGAGCTTGACTCTTATTCCAAGATACTGGTAATGAAcaaattaaatttctaaaagaaaatactaatttctGGAAATCAAGCCAGACTGCTCCTCTCTCAGACACCAAATGCCTTTCAGGACAGGGAGATTCAAATCCTCTCTTGGGACACCTGGAGAGATGAATCAAACCTAACGAACACTTCCACACAGGGCTTACAGCAAGAAGTCTACCATTTGAACACaccaagaaattatttactcTTTATTAACTCTAATGTATTCCATTAAGTGTGAGGTTGTTTGAAAATCAGTGTCTGCCTAATGATGTAATGATATATAATTAAATAGGTATGACTGACATCTGCCAATGATGAATGACACGAGCTGTAGAAGTGTACAAGTGCAAATAACTGTTCAGGGACTTTTAAGACAATTATGCTTTATTTGCAACTCTGGAATTAAAAAGTAACTGAAATTTTAGTCAAAGAATTCAGGTACTTACATTataacaaaagaggaaaagcccAAAGAACAGGCTGTAGAGATCTGCTGTCAGAATACCCAGGTTGACGGAGGTTGCGCTGGTAACTTTAATCACTACGGGCATGAAGCTGTACAGCCCAAACATGCACAGGGCAAAGGCTGTGAACAGCagtgctgcaaaacaaaatgacaaTTGACTCCTAGGGCACAGAATAATGAGTTTAAAGAACACCAATATTCTTCAGACACTTTAAAACTATGCATTTTTACCTTTTAGGATAAGCTCTTCTAAAACATACGGGAATgtaaatttaagaaaaacacagaagaaatacttcttttccAAGATTAACCTGTATTGCAAACGTTACTGTATCTATACAAGGAAGTTCATGCTCTTTCCTAGTTAATGTAAAAGCTGACTGAAGAAATTCAGAGGCATATTTCTTAATAACGTACAATTCTGTTGAGGTCAAAACATGTCACAAAatccttttttccatttcatttagGAAGGACAACAGAAACGTTCTTGTAATGTTCCAACACCAAACACATGTCTGTAACTGAACAGGTTTGGGTTTCccttaatttattttaagaaattatttcatattataTGTAAAATGCAAAATCTGAGCTCAAAGTTTTCATGTTCAAGCCTACAAACCTGATCTCTCTGCTAAGCCGCAAAGtttgcagaaaataaatctgtgacTGTATGAATGCTGTTTAAAAtccacaaagaaaattaaaaccccaGCATTTGATGTCTACATGATTATAGTTTTCCAGTGCACAACTTTTTTGTCACACACATACCAATTTTCCAGTTCCACTGAATTCTCATTATCTCCCTATGTTCCACAATGGCTCTAGAGTTAAAGAAAAGATATaatacagtaaaaaagaaaaaaagataccaTCTACAATTAATAAGACACATTTTGATTTACAATTccttaattttttgtttgaaatcttACTGAATGGCACTAGCTCCAACATCTAACAAGCATGAAAAAGACTTTAAAGTGCCCGAAAGTCAAGAGCACTTTTAGTTAATTTTTATGCCTTCTTTCCAGGCTTTTTCATCCTTCAGAGATTCCGTTTTATTTGGTATATCATTGAAGGAAATTATTAACACAAAATTCAACAGACAGATTTAAGTGCATGTGGTCTGTTACTCTTAACACTCTTTGTCAGAGTATATATAtggtttcattttaaactgaagGTTAACACGGAAGACCTTCTACTAACGATTATCTCCTAAACTATaccacagagaaaacacattaagaATTTCATTCCTGTGAACAGTCCTCGGCATACTGAGTGTCCTCATGAAGatcaacaaaatcaaaatacagcaaagtatCATATGTGTTCAACTGCAGGATTTCAGCTTTAGAATTGCTGTAATAAGAGCAGTGCAAATAAAACGGATATAAACCAGATGCTGATCAACAACAGATACAAAATTCAAGTGGAAGGACTGCCATATAGGCCAAATGCAGACATAACAAAGAATTAATTTAACAACATTATTTCATTGTAGACAAGCAATCATCTGTAGAACAGATaaataattagttttaaaataaatattagatCCTTACAGCTGTAGACCGCTGATAATAGTCCCAAACAAGCCCACCATTCCTAGAAACTCCACTCTGCTCAGATTTTTCACAATGTATTCCTCACTCACATTAGAAATGGCATACAAAGAAGCACCAAGAAGCACTAAGACATCTCCGATCACCACGTCACTACCTGTACAGAAATATTAATCCACAATAAGGGTAATGCTGCAAAAACTGTTTAACTTTGCTTAAAAAGACAAGCAAATTTATCTCCAACATCTCTCTCTTCCTAGCGCCTTCCAGGGTAAGGGGAAAGGAAATAGCTCCTGTGTGCAGGTGAGTGGATTGGTGTCTTAATACAGACTGCTACCTGCTCACCTCACCATGCACAGTCTGGAATGAGCTAAACCTGGCATGTACATTGCATCCTTCCAAGCTGCTGCTGTATAGTCTGGTCCAATTCTACCTCTGCTGACCTAAGGCACTCTAGGGAGTAAAGAAAATTCACAGTTAGAGATGCTCTTCAACTTTCTGAATATTGCCCCCACTTTTGCAGTAAAGCCTACTTCAAGCCTTGCTAAAATGAGCCTATTGATCTCAGCAAGATGTGGACTCAGCTTCAGGTTTATGACAGGCCTTAAGTGGGCACTGCAGATAGGTGTATTGTGTCCTGCTGTGATTTACTTATATGAAACTCCCCATGATACAGTCACTCATCAAGTAAATGCTGTTATGCATCAGCTAAATGGCAAAAGGATCACTGTTGTTTAAATCCTTGAATTGATTTCAAATTTCCTTTCTTGAGCCAGTTGGCAATCACTAAGAAAATATGTCTGAAATGTGAGGGTAAGCAGTAGTAAGAATACTCAGGTCAGCAAATAAAGCACAACTGTCTTAAAGCCTCAGGGAAAGAAATTTTTCTCCCTCAGGACTGAGATACTTGTATCACACAGCATTAAAGCTAAACCTCAGTTTGTCTTAATGTCTTCCCTACAGCAAGGCACAAAGGCCCCTAAATAACACCAAACAGTCTTATCTCTATGCTGCCTGATAAAGGCAATGCCCTGAAATATACCTCATACCCTCTGGCTCTGAAAATTCAGATTCTTATTCAAAATAAGATCACTATGATATGGGTTGATTTAGGCATCTGTCATAAAAAAGACAAGACTTGCCCTTATCTGCACCCAGCTGTATCCTAGTCCCCAGAGCCCAGCCTCCCTCCCAGAGGTCCCAGGAGCCCCAGCATCCTTCCCATGTCTCCTCTTGCTCTCACACAGTAAGTCCCTGCTTTCCAGGCTCTGACCTGTGGGCCTTGGGAATACAGGGACCACTTCTGCTGGGTCTGCTAAAGGTAACTTAGAGAAGTCAGCTGCTGTTGAATAACTTCTTGTTTGCAATTTGTGCTCACAGAAAACTGCACACCAGAAGCACAGCTGCCAGCAAGCTGATTCCATGTAAGCAAGCCAAAGTTTGTAGGGAGAGGCAGCATCTTTTATTACACCATCTCACACAATTAGTAAAAGTGAACACGCTTTCAAGAATGAGACCCTTCATCGTGCTGTTTGatgaacagcaacaaaattTAACACAAGTCTTCCTTTTTAAGAGATAAGCCAAACCTATAAGCAAAGAAATTCCATAATACCCTATAAAATCAGCAACTCCTTAGCCACTATCTTCTTGGACAAGAAATACAAGTAGCTGTGTGTCTTCTCTTCTGCATTCTTCCCATTCCCCCTGTATTTGCTCCTGTTTCTCCTTAACAAGTTAACCCACCACAGGAACCATCTCTCCACTCTTCACCCACAATAAAGAACTCCTTACCTTCGCTGTCCTGCCCCCCTGACAAAACGTCTGCACCCACCATTGTTCCTACACCCAGCAAACAGACAGCAACAGCAAGGAAATGGATCAGCCTGTATCTTGCACGGAGAATGAACCAAGACAAAGCCATCAGCACAGGAATCCCAAAACAGTCCAGCAGCTGCGTGTACAGAGAAAGTTTGAATTAGAAACCCACCTCAAATCTCCATTGCACTATCCTGACAGGAAATGTACAGGATCTTACTTTCCGTCACTATCAGATgttaatgaaagcaaagcaaccCAGTGAATTCATTTAAAAGAGGGGGCAGACCCACATTTTaccattaaaagcattttacaagTAAAAGGAGACCTGGGACAGGGAATCCATCCTCTCCTGGTAGGAAGGCACTGATCTAGAAACTCCCCTAATGATGGATCTAATCAACCTTTGCAGCTTCACAAATGAATGCTAGGGTGTTGTTCTCAAACCACATTGCTCCCCATGACAGCAACACAAGGAGGTGGTTCACCAACATTTCCGTTTCTACCCAGCAGCTTTTGTCCCCAAATCTGTTAATTAGACTTTCGGGCTCCATGACCACAAAGTAAAAATCTGGAAGTACTGAAAGATACAAGTAATCTTTTTCACATTGAAGTGACTAGGACAAGAATTCGACCCTGCAgttttagctttcattttctccccCTCAATTGGATCCTactaaaaagaattaaattaaaaaataaaaatgcacatgTACTGGATGCCATGTACAAAACTGGTAGAAGAAAGACAGGAACGGAAGAACAGCTTTCCTGAAGTCACCTTCCCAGTCTTCCAGCTTCCCACAAAAGCATGTAAAAGCCACCAGTGTGTTTTGATTACTTTCTTAGAGCTGACTCTCAATTAAGTCAGCAGTAGGTAACCCACTCTAGTTCACCCACACCTCACCAGCAGACACTCACAAGGCAGCTGGAGCTTTGAAGCACTTCAGATGTCTTTGCAGACACTGAGCAGACTGAACAGCAACGGTTCAAGGATGTCTGCATTTCGTGACAAGCAGTGACACCGACTTCTCTTTCCCCTATTTCATATTCCCACACTATGTTTCTAAATTCCTATGTGCCTTTGCCTGGCTGTTAGACCCACCCATCTTCTACCCAATCTTGTTTATCACAGAAAATATCAACAAGTTAGCTGTGTAGTTAATACAGAAAactgtgctgcagcatcagATGAGCATTATGTTCTAGAATAACCAAGTAATACCAAGAATGTTAAGCTAATCATATTTGGTTTAATACTTAACAATAATAAGACTTTGTTTCTGAATTTGTCTGGAGGTaaaaaaggtgtattttctGACCCTCATCAGTAGAGTACTGTGAAACTATAGAAGGGAACAGTTTacagcagaatcatagaatcagactggttgaaaaagacctttaagatcattaagtccaaccattaccccaggacaCATAGTCAGCCTTCCAAAGACTGTTCACAAATTATTCTCAAATGTCAGCCCTTAACATTTGGCCTCTTGAAGTCCCTACAGAATATTAGGTCCAGGTCAATAGGACTGGGGTATAATCATTACAAGAGCCTTTAGTCCTTAATGGTCACTGCCAACCTCTGCCTAAGTGCACCACTGCAGTCATCATCTATGCTTGCTTCCATTAGTTCAGCCATCATCCCCAAGGGTTTTAACCAAACTCGCAAGACTTTTGTGAtacatctggttttatttgttcttaACTACACATATTAAAATCTTACAAGCATAGCATTAAAGGGAGTTATTACAGATTTAATCCTAACAGTGCCTCTATCCTTCCGTCAATTTGCTTTCACCCCTTAGATTTCCTCCAGGTTGTCCTGGAGAACAAAAGCACTTGCCTAAGCTGTATTATGAGACATTACACCACACAAGTCCTAATATGTAACAGCATATAATCAATACAACTTTGTTCTACTGAAAATATCATGCTGAGAGTTTCTACTTAGTCACAGGCCTTTTTCTCTATCTTACTTTTAGTCTAGGCTCGAGAAAAACTTCTAACATTTTCTCCAAATTTTACTGTTTTGACAGTTATATTAGAAACATTAGTAAGCAAAATTTTTACCCCTTTGGTAGTAGACATCTCTTCTACTAATAAGTAAGTTTTTACTTCCCCATTAATTGAGATGTCACTACGTATCTTTTCAACCTCCAAACATTTTTTCAACCCAAAGAGTGGaagaaaaaacctttaaaaagatTTGTTAATTAGGATGTAAGGGAGTAGTACATAATGAACAAAAAGCTCTTTCAGTAACACTGCATGGGGAATTGCTGCATCCAGACAAATAACATACCGTACACCTATAGCATCCTGGTTAGAGGACTTGCAACCAACACACAGAGGCACCAAATGATGAAGAACATGCCCTGTTAATCTCTTCCAGGTGTCAACTATCCTCAGTTACATAAGAAATCTTGACTTTCAACTAATTACTGGATCTTGCCTTCCCTTCATCTACTATGTTGCAAAGCATTTCTATACAGGATCAAGATCAAAGAGGTGCAGAGCAAATTATTATCACAATGAATTATATCAATGGAACCAGTTAAAAGAATAAAGTTCATTTATTCATGTTTTATGACATTTACAAAAGTACTGTGGCACTGATTACTATTGCGAGTACAGATTTAGCAAACTCTTCTTATTAAAGTCCACCCTTTATTTTCACAAGGCAAAAGACAGATAACTTGGTGATTTGATTTACAGATGTTTTGGCTCAAACCTGGCTTTGGCCATACTGTTTGTAGGAGATTTTAAAGGCCAAGTGAGTAAATtattaaaagatgttttaatACATGGTTACTAAATTATCATACACTGTTGGAGGTCATTGGTTTGGTTACAATTGCCAGCTCCAGACAGCTTTGTGAGCAAGAAAGCTCAATAGCTCATCCTGTTCACTTCCCCATAAGGCTCCCCTGGGGTAGCCTTCCACTGAGCCCCAGGAGTTCATCCTGCATTTTCCCCTGTTGAGTTTAACACTCCCATCCTAATGTTATCACCTTAAAAATCTTCCAACCCCTTCCGCATAATGTTAATATTTGACAACTAAAGGAAAAtcagttctggttttgtatGCATGTTCGAGAAAATACATGGAAGTTCCTTGCTGAGCTGAGGAAACCTGTGTTTGAAGAAAAGTTTCACAGGGCTGAGCTGAAGCTCTAGACAGACAGTATTTTAACAGTGACTACTCTGTATCCAGGAAGATGACATATACTCCTGCATTGCCTTATGTTGCCTGGGCATTCACTCACAGCCAGTGCTGCAGACAGGCCATTCAGGCTAGATGCTCTGAACCACAGGTTCTGATGTAGTTGCAGAACTGCCTGCTACTGACAGACAGCAAATGTCTAGACcaaattacagctttttctctgtCCTGTATCTTGTTTCTACCAGTGGTGAGAAACTGGTGACTTCAGAGACTAAGCAAGAAACATTACAGCTACAGGCAGTTACAACAAATTCCAATTACTGAACTGACACAAAGCAGCATCAGTCTGAAGGTTACCACATGGGAAAAAAGTCCAGCAAATGCTTCAGTTTGGCAACTGGACTGAACAGCCTACTCACTCTAGTCTTTCATAATTTCTATAAAAGAAATCATGGGAATAGCTTTACTACTTCTGAGAACTTGGATCAAAGTCCTGGCTTTTTCAGCTATAAAGTATACAATCAATGTCTCAATTATCAGCTTAACTTGATCTTAAGACTGAAATGTGTCACTTTTaaagctttgatttctttgaTTCCTTATTTGTAAGGAAATTAAAGGCCTAATGAGTTATAACATGTAAGTATGAAGTGGAAATGTAACAATAATAATCCAACAGGGACATATTAATGGTCTTGAAAATGGTAGTGCAAAAAAGTTATTGCAGTTCTCTAAAAGCAGCCCAGAGCACAAGAATTTATTGCTTTACAGGTagttcttttaaatattaaccCTGTTACTTTGACTGCAAAACACTGACATCTAAACACTCCTTTCTAACTAACAGCCAATTCTGCACAGCACATTTTTTATTCAGGTGAGTGGGGCCATGACCCCAGCCATGGATCCACCATTGGCAAGAACAGGCATAGGCTGGCACAGCCCCATATACATTCCTCCCTTGCTCCAACAGCAGCTGTGGAGCCATACAGTGAGCTAATTTGAGCCTGACACAGCTCAGAAATAGTCCAGCAAAAGACAGGGTTTACTCTTGACTTTGCTCAGTGCCCTGAGACAGTCTGCTCAAGGGATTTGGCCCTCAGCTCAGAAGCATGCAGCTggaggcagaaggaaggcaCTAACACTTCCAGCAGCTTATGTCTGTGTAGGGTGACAAAGAAAATCCATCCTTAGCCCTCTTGCTTGTAAAACTTTTTCATAATGCAAGATCCATTCTAGTATAGTGACACAGCTCCAAGCGCTGGTGTGACAGAGGATGTCTACTGTCACTTCAGGAGCCTGGCAATCTTACCTTCCTTCCATCTCTTCCAGTAAGAGGTCTGAAGTGCTACATCCAAAAGCCAAAGGGCTTTCCCTCAATGCATGGTCAGCAAAACCAGCTAACTACTGGTATGTCCTCATGTGTGGGGTTACATCTCACAAAGCCTCCCACAGCTCTTAGGACTAGGCAAGAGATCTGCTCCACTCTCATCAGTAACAGCCTGCGCTGAGTTGAGTGCTACCAGGTcataaatctttattttgtgTCA
This window encodes:
- the SLC35F2 gene encoding solute carrier family 35 member F2 isoform X2: MLKAIILGQMLSLFICGTAVTSQYLAEQFQVNTPMFQSFINYSLLLLVYTTMLAFRTGSDSLWQILKQRWWKYILLGLADVEANYMIVKAYQYTTLTSVQLLDCFGIPVLMALSWFILRARYRLIHFLAVAVCLLGVGTMVGADVLSGGQDSEGSDVVIGDVLVLLGASLYAISNVSEEYIVKNLSRVEFLGMVGLFGTIISGLQLAIVEHREIMRIQWNWKIALLFTAFALCMFGLYSFMPVVIKVTSATSVNLGILTADLYSLFFGLFLFCYNFSGLYILSFVIIMTGFILYCSTPTQTAEPAALPQPTSTGLDNAALKLDENDSETPAITVQFTSGEAVVVSTG